Proteins co-encoded in one Stenotrophomonas maltophilia genomic window:
- a CDS encoding MsnO8 family LLM class oxidoreductase: MSYLISVLDKSPVPEGASAEQALRNSLQLAQRAEQLGYHRYWFAEHHAAPALASPAPEVLAAWVLAQTRRIRIGSGGVMLRHYAPYKVAENFNLLAALAPGRVDLGVGKAPGGLPASTAALAAGRPAFADFDQQLRDLEGYLTGADTEALARPIPQQAPERFLLGASPQSARLAAELGWRFVYAAHFDGDPKHIEAAFDAYRSVSTQAPLLATVAFAAPTAEAAARHIGALRVYKLHLGPGQTVNLPSPEAAAEYARQVGVADFRIEETRPSVLSGDAQHVRDELDALHRRFGVGEFVLDAPVADLDARLTSLELLSPAPRAAVA; the protein is encoded by the coding sequence ATGAGCTATCTGATCAGCGTATTGGACAAGAGCCCGGTGCCCGAGGGTGCGTCAGCGGAGCAGGCGCTGCGCAACAGCCTGCAGCTGGCGCAGCGTGCCGAGCAGCTGGGTTACCACCGCTACTGGTTTGCCGAGCACCACGCGGCGCCGGCCCTGGCCAGTCCCGCACCGGAGGTGCTGGCGGCCTGGGTGCTGGCGCAGACCCGACGGATCCGCATCGGTAGTGGCGGGGTGATGCTGCGCCACTACGCGCCCTACAAGGTGGCGGAGAACTTCAACCTGCTGGCCGCGCTGGCACCGGGCCGCGTTGATCTGGGCGTGGGCAAGGCCCCCGGTGGGTTGCCGGCCTCGACGGCCGCGCTGGCGGCAGGGCGACCGGCGTTCGCTGACTTCGATCAGCAACTGCGGGACCTGGAAGGCTATTTGACGGGCGCTGACACCGAGGCGCTGGCGCGCCCGATTCCGCAGCAGGCCCCGGAGCGCTTCCTGCTCGGGGCCAGCCCGCAGAGTGCGCGGCTGGCGGCCGAGCTGGGCTGGCGTTTCGTCTACGCCGCGCACTTCGACGGCGATCCGAAGCACATCGAGGCGGCGTTCGACGCCTACCGTAGTGTCTCCACGCAGGCACCGCTGCTGGCCACGGTGGCGTTCGCCGCACCTACCGCCGAAGCGGCCGCACGCCATATCGGCGCACTTCGGGTTTACAAGCTGCACCTCGGTCCCGGGCAGACGGTGAACCTGCCCAGCCCCGAGGCTGCTGCCGAGTACGCACGGCAGGTGGGTGTGGCCGACTTCCGCATTGAGGAAACACGCCCGAGTGTGCTCTCCGGCGATGCACAGCACGTGCGTGACGAGCTGGACGCGCTGCACCGGCGCTTCGGCGTGGGTGAATTCGTTCTCGACGCGCCGGTGGCCGACCTCGACGCACGCCTGACATCCCTTGAACTGCTGTCGCCCGCGCCGCGCGCGGCGGTGGCCTGA
- a CDS encoding DUF3088 family protein, giving the protein MALDAASKPILFLLDREFEDGQIPGQRFFCRHSLLLEGALSSIEGLDTQLDVRRIGFARPRHEVIAEIGEQDQSLPKLVLPQGVRSELASGAHQDRQYISGAEPILAALNGLLGIPVAHP; this is encoded by the coding sequence GTGGCGTTGGACGCAGCAAGCAAACCCATCCTGTTCCTGCTCGACCGTGAGTTCGAGGACGGCCAGATTCCCGGCCAGCGCTTCTTCTGCCGGCACAGTCTGCTGCTGGAAGGCGCGCTGTCGAGTATCGAGGGCTTGGACACTCAGCTGGACGTGCGCCGCATCGGCTTCGCGCGGCCACGCCACGAGGTGATCGCCGAGATCGGCGAGCAGGACCAGTCGCTGCCGAAGCTGGTGTTGCCGCAGGGCGTGCGCAGCGAATTGGCCAGTGGTGCCCACCAGGACCGCCAGTACATCTCCGGTGCCGAGCCGATCCTGGCCGCGCTGAACGGCCTGCTTGGCATTCCCGTGGCCCATCCCTGA
- the msuE gene encoding FMN reductase: MSGALKVVALVGSPTSSATSRTLLLVRHLLESLQQRVHASVELVELAPIARSLGQALSRDEAEPAVEQALQTIEAAELLVVAAPVYRGSYPGLFKHLVDFIGLEALVDTPVLLAATGGSERHALVIDHQLRPLFSFLQAHTLPIGVYATPTDFEGERIHSVALQARIALATERAVGHLATQARALPVPLRRIA; encoded by the coding sequence ATGTCAGGTGCATTGAAGGTGGTTGCGCTGGTGGGGTCGCCGACCAGTTCGGCGACGTCGCGCACGCTGTTGCTGGTGCGGCATCTGCTGGAGTCGCTGCAGCAGCGGGTGCACGCCAGCGTGGAGCTGGTGGAGCTGGCGCCGATCGCGCGCTCGCTGGGGCAGGCGCTGTCGCGCGATGAGGCGGAGCCTGCGGTGGAGCAGGCGCTGCAGACGATCGAGGCGGCCGAGCTGCTGGTAGTGGCCGCGCCTGTGTATCGCGGCTCCTATCCCGGCCTGTTCAAGCATCTGGTCGATTTCATCGGGCTGGAGGCGCTGGTGGATACGCCGGTACTGCTGGCGGCAACTGGCGGCAGCGAACGCCACGCGCTGGTGATCGATCACCAGTTGCGGCCGTTGTTCAGCTTCCTGCAGGCGCACACGCTGCCAATCGGGGTGTATGCAACGCCAACGGACTTCGAAGGCGAGCGTATCCACAGCGTGGCCTTGCAGGCGCGGATTGCGCTGGCGACCGAGCGCGCGGTCGGGCATCTGGCCACGCAGGCACGGGCGCTGCCGGTGCCGCTGCGACGCATTGCCTGA
- a CDS encoding TonB-dependent receptor plug domain-containing protein: MPAAHTPVLSSLAVLIAATLAASPSHAAEADADPASTAATASVAASTLDAVVVTGSRTSTRTVKNSSTPIDVISAEDLTATGQANLLEALQRALPSLSQIGGYQSDQESLIRGYQLRNLSPGYTLVLVNGKRRNASAYVSGANGGGFPGHAWADLALIPVSAIDHVEVLRDGASAIYGSDAITGVVNVILKSQAHGGEFAVESGQSVDGDGSRTSVRANVGLPWGADGFVNLSGETTRQHHAIRTRRYVDGYLSYPAVDASGNRVALRPNNRLPAGASPNPAEATRDAEANTILSSPSYALKAFAVNVGHGLGESAQFYANATASDRTAQAIQNFRLPATIFTTYRAAGVLSVFPDGFLPVLETKEKQYTGTAGVKGQIAGWDYDASLTGNRSTVRTYTRNSVNYSLPYPGSPTDFYDGKLDYQQGIANLDLHRGFEVAAFASPLEVSAGAEYQHEQYERGAGQWESYTGFGAAAFVGYSTADAVKATRNSKAVYAGAATNITSRWYLDAAARWEDHSDFGSVSTGRLTTRLDFTDALGLRATVSNGFHAPSLGAQFYQATGSCPCGTTLVAQVSSPAAIALGATPLKPEKATNYSLGVTWDPSPAFHLAVDAYQIDIRGQLGQSSQIGYNAQDPARITDNSGTVLSAAQKNTIDALLGSAGISILPGDAFYASYFTNVGNTRTRGVELTLEANQETAWGKLRWSYAANVGRTTIQKVSDIPAALQGLPNINLLTKSSEYALRFRTPSYTQVAGLGWQNGRWRSNIDFTYYGPIKRLNNGVEYKQPPVLVTNLSGAVELGAGWSAALGINNVFDKRTRKVPQYARSATDVASIETTWDSGDVLSRIGAFWYGRVNYRF, translated from the coding sequence ATGCCTGCCGCCCACACTCCTGTCCTGAGCTCTCTTGCCGTCCTGATTGCAGCCACGCTTGCTGCGTCGCCCAGCCATGCTGCTGAAGCCGATGCGGATCCTGCCAGCACTGCGGCCACCGCCAGTGTTGCCGCCTCTACGCTGGATGCGGTGGTGGTGACCGGGTCGCGCACCAGTACGCGCACGGTGAAAAACAGCTCCACGCCGATCGATGTGATCTCTGCGGAAGACCTCACCGCCACCGGCCAGGCCAACCTGCTCGAAGCGCTGCAGCGTGCGCTGCCCTCGCTCAGCCAGATTGGCGGCTACCAGAGTGATCAGGAGAGCCTGATCCGTGGTTACCAGCTGCGCAACCTGTCGCCCGGCTACACGCTGGTGCTGGTGAACGGCAAGCGCCGCAATGCCAGCGCCTACGTGAGTGGGGCAAACGGCGGTGGCTTCCCCGGCCATGCCTGGGCCGACCTGGCGCTGATTCCGGTCTCGGCCATCGACCATGTGGAAGTGCTGCGTGATGGTGCATCGGCCATCTATGGCTCGGATGCGATCACTGGTGTGGTCAATGTGATCTTGAAGTCGCAGGCGCACGGCGGCGAGTTCGCCGTGGAAAGCGGGCAGAGCGTGGATGGCGATGGTTCGCGCACCAGCGTGCGAGCGAATGTGGGCCTGCCGTGGGGCGCTGATGGCTTCGTCAATCTGTCCGGCGAGACCACGCGTCAGCATCATGCGATCCGCACTCGGCGCTATGTCGATGGCTACCTGAGCTATCCAGCGGTGGATGCCAGCGGCAACCGGGTGGCCTTGCGCCCGAACAACCGGCTGCCGGCCGGCGCGTCGCCGAACCCGGCCGAGGCCACGCGTGATGCTGAGGCCAACACCATCCTCAGCTCGCCCTCGTATGCGCTGAAGGCGTTCGCGGTGAATGTCGGCCATGGCCTGGGTGAGAGTGCGCAGTTCTACGCCAATGCCACGGCCAGCGACCGCACCGCGCAGGCGATCCAGAACTTCCGCCTGCCGGCGACCATCTTCACCACCTACAGGGCTGCCGGCGTACTGAGTGTGTTCCCCGATGGCTTCCTGCCGGTGCTGGAAACCAAGGAGAAACAGTACACCGGTACCGCGGGGGTGAAAGGCCAGATCGCGGGCTGGGATTACGACGCCAGCCTGACCGGTAACCGCAGCACGGTGCGCACCTACACGCGCAACTCGGTGAACTACTCGCTGCCGTATCCCGGTTCGCCCACCGATTTCTACGACGGCAAGCTGGACTACCAGCAGGGCATCGCCAATCTGGATCTGCACCGTGGTTTCGAGGTGGCCGCGTTCGCCTCGCCGCTGGAAGTGAGCGCCGGTGCGGAATACCAGCATGAACAATACGAGCGCGGGGCCGGGCAGTGGGAGTCGTATACCGGATTCGGTGCGGCCGCCTTCGTGGGCTACTCCACCGCCGATGCGGTGAAGGCCACCCGCAACAGCAAGGCGGTCTATGCGGGCGCGGCTACCAACATCACCTCGCGCTGGTACCTGGATGCGGCCGCGCGCTGGGAAGACCATTCCGACTTCGGCAGCGTGTCCACCGGCCGCCTGACCACGCGCTTGGACTTCACCGATGCGCTGGGTTTGCGCGCCACGGTCAGCAACGGTTTCCACGCACCGAGCCTGGGCGCGCAGTTCTACCAGGCCACCGGTAGCTGCCCCTGCGGTACTACGCTGGTGGCGCAGGTGTCTTCACCGGCGGCGATCGCGCTGGGGGCAACACCACTGAAGCCCGAGAAAGCCACCAACTACAGCCTGGGCGTGACCTGGGACCCCAGCCCGGCCTTCCACCTGGCGGTGGACGCGTACCAGATCGACATCCGAGGCCAGCTTGGCCAGTCCAGCCAGATCGGCTACAACGCGCAGGACCCGGCGCGCATCACCGACAACAGTGGCACCGTGCTGAGCGCGGCGCAGAAGAACACCATCGATGCGCTGCTGGGCTCGGCCGGCATCAGCATCCTGCCCGGTGATGCGTTCTACGCCAGCTACTTCACCAACGTGGGCAATACCCGCACGCGCGGGGTCGAGCTGACCCTGGAAGCGAACCAGGAAACGGCGTGGGGCAAGCTGCGCTGGAGCTATGCGGCCAACGTCGGTCGCACCACCATCCAGAAGGTCAGCGACATTCCGGCGGCGCTGCAGGGGCTGCCGAACATCAACCTGTTGACCAAGAGCAGCGAGTACGCGCTGCGCTTCCGCACACCGAGCTACACGCAGGTGGCCGGGCTGGGCTGGCAGAACGGGCGTTGGCGTTCGAACATCGATTTCACCTATTACGGCCCGATCAAACGCCTGAACAACGGCGTGGAGTACAAGCAGCCGCCGGTGCTGGTGACCAACCTTTCAGGTGCGGTGGAACTGGGAGCGGGCTGGAGCGCTGCGCTGGGCATCAACAACGTGTTCGACAAGCGCACGCGCAAGGTGCCGCAGTACGCGCGCAGCGCCACCGATGTGGCCAGCATCGAGACTACCTGGGATTCGGGCGATGTGCTGAGCCGGATCGGGGCGTTCTGGTATGGGCGGGTCAATTACCGGTTTTGA
- the ftrA gene encoding transcriptional regulator FtrA has protein sequence MTSPSADPAAPLVAIVACHGQGLFEFGCAVGLFAPVRPELGVAWYRTQLCAGEPGALRMLGGTQVQLPYALDALEDADIIVIPGWREPSERPPQALLDALIRAHARGARIASICSGAFVLAWAGLLDGRQATTHWRLTEALAHAFPRIDVREDVLYVDSGSIITSAGSATGMDMMLHMVRKDYGARVANLVAERLVLAPWRDAGRSQRVSRAIPNGEPTRLAKLMEWMRRNLREPHSLGSLAEQAALSQRTLQRQFLEATGLSPIDWLIRERVAYARELLETTDRPLQWIAEQAGFGSQESFRRHFRSQAEASPTEYRSQHRNGIGADRLVGC, from the coding sequence ATGACCAGCCCATCCGCCGATCCCGCCGCGCCGCTCGTCGCCATCGTCGCCTGCCACGGCCAGGGGCTGTTCGAGTTCGGCTGTGCGGTCGGCCTGTTCGCGCCCGTGCGGCCGGAACTTGGCGTGGCCTGGTACCGCACCCAGCTCTGCGCAGGCGAGCCCGGCGCATTGCGCATGCTCGGCGGCACGCAGGTACAACTGCCCTACGCGCTCGATGCCCTCGAAGACGCCGACATCATCGTCATCCCCGGCTGGCGCGAACCCAGCGAGCGTCCGCCGCAGGCGCTGCTCGATGCCCTCATCCGCGCCCACGCACGTGGCGCGCGCATTGCTTCAATCTGCTCCGGTGCCTTCGTGCTGGCCTGGGCCGGCCTGCTCGATGGCCGCCAGGCCACCACCCACTGGCGCCTCACCGAAGCGCTGGCGCATGCGTTCCCGCGCATCGATGTGCGCGAGGATGTGCTGTATGTGGATTCCGGCAGCATCATCACCTCGGCCGGCTCGGCCACCGGCATGGACATGATGCTGCACATGGTGCGCAAGGATTACGGCGCGCGCGTGGCCAATCTGGTGGCCGAACGGCTGGTGCTGGCACCGTGGCGTGATGCCGGCCGCAGCCAACGCGTCAGCCGGGCCATCCCCAATGGCGAGCCCACGCGGTTGGCGAAGCTGATGGAGTGGATGCGCCGCAACCTGCGTGAACCGCACTCGCTGGGCAGCCTCGCCGAGCAGGCGGCCTTGAGCCAGCGCACGTTACAGCGGCAGTTTCTGGAAGCCACCGGCCTGTCGCCCATCGATTGGCTGATCCGCGAGCGCGTGGCCTACGCCCGCGAACTGCTGGAAACCACCGACCGTCCGCTGCAGTGGATCGCCGAGCAGGCCGGCTTCGGTTCGCAGGAATCGTTCCGCCGCCATTTCCGCAGCCAGGCCGAGGCCAGCCCAACCGAATACCGCAGCCAGCATCGCAATGGCATCGGTGCCGACCGCCTGGTCGGCTGCTGA
- a CDS encoding TetR/AcrR family transcriptional regulator — protein sequence MKESLSPKAQEILAHARSLLEAGGYNGFSYADVSARVNISKASIHHHFPSKADLVRTVVVLYRAEAREGLALLDRQLDDPLRELQAYVDYWSSCIAGGTSSFCICAMLAAEAPMIPPEIAEEVRGHFEDLSGWLALTLEKGAAAGQLRLQGSAADEAKAFMSAVHGAMLAARGLGDAATFAALARLAIARVAVAA from the coding sequence GAGGCCGGTGGCTACAACGGTTTCAGCTACGCCGACGTGTCGGCGCGGGTGAACATCAGCAAGGCCAGCATCCACCACCACTTCCCCAGCAAGGCGGACCTGGTGCGCACGGTGGTGGTGCTGTACCGGGCCGAGGCGCGTGAGGGACTGGCGCTGCTGGATCGGCAGCTGGACGATCCGCTGCGCGAACTCCAGGCCTATGTGGACTACTGGTCCAGCTGCATTGCCGGTGGCACCTCGTCGTTCTGCATCTGCGCGATGCTGGCGGCCGAGGCGCCGATGATTCCGCCGGAAATCGCCGAGGAAGTGCGCGGGCATTTCGAGGACCTGAGCGGCTGGCTGGCGCTCACCCTGGAAAAGGGCGCGGCGGCCGGCCAGCTGCGGTTGCAGGGTTCGGCGGCCGATGAGGCCAAGGCGTTCATGTCCGCGGTCCACGGGGCGATGCTGGCTGCGCGGGGGCTGGGCGATGCGGCGACGTTCGCGGCATTGGCGCGGTTGGCGATCGCGCGGGTGGCCGTGGCTGCCTGA